CCGGTCTGGTGTATATCCCCAGTCTGGTATATATCCTCAGTCTGGTATGTATCCCCAGCATGGTGTATGTCCCCAGTCTGGTATATATCCCCGGTCTGGTATATATCCCGGTCTGGTGTATATCCCCAGTCTGGTATATATCCTCAGTCTGGTATGTATCCCCAGCATGGTGTATGTCCCCAGTCTggtagcccattggcccatctggtcaagatcctgttgtgatctgaggttaccttcttcactgtccactccacctccaattttggtgccatctacaaacttactaactacacctcctttgttcacattaaaatcatttatataaatgatgcaaaatagtgagcccaacaccgatccttgtggcactccactggtcacaggcctccagtctgaaaaacaaccctccaccaccaccttcaagccagttcttgCTCTGGAGTgttttggttctggactcctatcgcacaccaccctctgaaaagccCAATGAACCATTCAGCTGGTAACAGctggacttcagtggttcaagaacatGGCCTCAGCACTCCTACATATTCTGGGGTTaaacatgcaataaatgctgatctcaGCACTGACATCCACAGAGGAATACAGAAAACAAGATTGTTTCCTTCCCATGGCTCTCACAATTTACAGACAGCATGGATTTAAAACTATCCCACGTGAACCGAAAGGCCCCTTTGCTCCACACCAGAGGAGCTCACAATGGCTTGGGCACTCCTTTaaatgagagaaaagaaacacAATAAGCTCACTCACTAGTGATTGTTTGGAAAGCTGAATTAAGAGTGAACCAGTTAGACTATTGTACAGCTCACTTGCCCTTGTGTTAATAGCTCACTCAAGTGACAGAGCCGTCACATTGAGTCTCTTGCTTGAATTCCTCTCGATAGCCGTGTCATACGCTGACAGGCTCTGACCTACTTTGCAGGGATGGGTAAAAACAAACATATCCAGAACATGGCCCGATGACCATGGTGTTGCTACAGTAACAAGGGGTGACTCTGTGCCTTGCCTTGGTCTGCCCTTGCTGATCTGCCAGTTGAGCTTTGAGCTCTGTAATCTCAGCCTCCAGCAGCTGAACCACCTCCTCGTAGTCCATCTCCATGCCCTGTGCCTGCCGATGGGCTGCCTCAGCCAGCTGGATTCGATTCCGCAGAGCACGGCACTCCTCGACTGCACTCTTAGCTTCCTGTGAAAAAGGGTCAGAAAGGATGAGAGAGTTGGTGGCATTTGAAATGGAATTGGCGCTCTGACTCTCACACAAATAGGCACTCACTcattcaccacacacacacacgcacacacacacagacacagacacacacgcacacacacacagacacacacgcacacacagacacagacaatgAACCAGTCATGAGAGAAACACGTTCGGCATTTAATAACCTTATTTAAAACATCAGAAAGTGCACGACCCAAATACAGAGTCTGTTCAAAAACACTCAggagacaaacacacacacacacacacacagacataaacTGGCAGAGAATGACACACAAGCTGATGCTAATTGACACACGAACAGGCAATGACATGTGACACACACTGACCTGAAAAGCACACCAACACATAGGCACTGACTGACACACAATCTAACATTACTGACAAGACTAACATacagatacagacagacactGACTGAATGTCAGATGCACACACAAAGCAACTGACTCACGCACACAAAGCCATtgactgaaacataaacagatcaAGCACTGACTTAAAAAATGAACTGCTGATggatacacacactcacatgacTGACACACTTAGTGACACACGAATAAACACACTTACTGActgacagcttaaaaatacggggtagaccatttaggacagagctcaggagaaacttcttcacccagggagtggtggctgtgtggaatgctctgccccagagggcagtggaggcccactctctggattcatttaagaaggagttggatagagctctcaaagatagtggaatcaagggttatggagataaggcaggaacaggatactgattaggaatgatcagccatgattatattgaatggcggtgcaggctcgaagggctgaatggcctacttctgcacctattgtctattgaaagatCAGCTTATATCTGttgaaattcagaacagaataaGGCAATTTGACTGAAACATAAAAAGACACTGCCATAACTGGCATATGAACACaaatacacatgctctctctcatccacaaatggcatgaccaattcacacAGCCACATGCACACTGCCACTGGCTGAAAGACACGCACACATGTACATTTCTGAACTtgagcatctgcagcattttgattTTACTTGTTGTATCCTTCCTTAGATGTGTATAAAAAAACTACACTGTACACTAGGTGTCTAACTGCAAAAGCCCTCAGATTTAAAATCCAACCTGTCCAATAAAGGCTTGCAGATACTTGCTAGCTGCATTGGTATGTCAATGTTCTATGCTCCACACACAGAGACTTCCAATCTGTCTCATGATCAATCAGCTTCTGGAAGGATTTCTGCTTCTGGAAGGATGTGACCGTCAGTGGTCAGTGATGGGAGCTTGTGTCTACAAGTGAGGCTGGTAGAGGGGTCCAGGCGGtaatgctgaaggagcctcagcccttgagcttatctgacaggtttgagattcttgtctcctgtgtggatgagagcggGAGCTGTAGGGAGGAGAAGCAAACTGACTATAGCACtatggtacagggagccattcaagagtgAGGAGAAGATAGAGATACGGTTATACTCAAGGACAATATACtgtagtcaggggaatagacactttGCTGTGGCCAGGATCATGAGATTCGacggctgtgttgcctgcctggtgcccgggttcaggatatctcatctgg
Above is a window of Chiloscyllium plagiosum isolate BGI_BamShark_2017 chromosome 24, ASM401019v2, whole genome shotgun sequence DNA encoding:
- the LOC122562360 gene encoding syntaxin-binding protein 4-like, with protein sequence MFASSEEATLTETTHSTQITSSSSVDTEDLERVTQERNEALKELKKVKDEMVESEKSRKQLTDELQKVKQEAKSAVEECRALRNRIQLAEAAHRQAQGMEMDYEEVVQLLEAEITELKAQLADQQGQTKARHRVTPCYCSNTMVIGPCSGYVCFYPSLQSRSEPVSV